A DNA window from Arachis hypogaea cultivar Tifrunner chromosome 18, arahy.Tifrunner.gnm2.J5K5, whole genome shotgun sequence contains the following coding sequences:
- the LOC112773310 gene encoding protein JINGUBANG, with product MDSSNSPDPTPSFDFRSTTQNSNFLRSISTKENPLTKLLQSPPRLSCPTLSRSLQTSPVSSPLHQNYTPSSSPTKLSHHCDPQTTYHCASSVLRNDGQILSIALSSNGLVYTGSESNLVRLWKLPEFTEYGQLRTKACRVVALEVSNDTVYAAYADGKIRVWRRTWDKVLKHVRLASIPKTVGYVRSYIAGKDKTMKHKGLITSMAINTAEDILYTASLDKTVKVWRISDLKCIETIKAHPEPINAIIVADDGVLYTASDDATVRVWRRNFCSHDQPHSLTVTLHAKHSPVKALTLTPDGAILYGGCTDGYIHYWLKGWFAGQLQYGGSIQGHTHAVMCLASVAKFMVSGSADSTSRVWAREQDGQHTCLAVLVGHRGPIRCVTAFIGGRLVDDNIEDSCTVCTGSLDGVLKLWRVTHSKNLDTNNTNNHNHCSSHSAAKYFEL from the exons ATGGACTCTTCCAACTCACCTGATCCCACACCATCTTTTGACTTTAGATCCACAACTCAGAACAGCAACTTCTTGAGAAGCATCTCCACAAAAGAAAACCCTCTCACAAAGCTACTTCAATCCCCTCCTCGCCTCTCATGTCCTACGCTTTCGCGCAGCCTCCAAACCTCTCCGGTTTCCTCTCCTCTCCATCAGAACTATACTCCTTCTTCTTCCCCTACAAAGCTCTCTCACCATTGTGACCCTCAAACCACATACCACTGCGCCTCCTCTGTCCTCAGAAACGATGGACAGATCCTCTCCATAGCCCTCTCCTCCAACGGCCTGGTCTACACAGGCTCCGAATCCAACCTTGTCAGGCTGTGGAAGCTCCCTGAGTTCACCGAGTACGGCCAGCTGAGGACCAAGGCTTGCAGGGTGGTGGCTCTTGAGGTGTCCAACGACACGGTTTATGCAGCTTATGCTGATGGCAAGATTAGAGTATGGAGAAGGACTTGGGATAAGGTTTTGAAGCATGTTCGTTTGGCTTCCATACCTAAGACTGTTGGCTATGTCCGCAGCTACATCGCCGGCAAAGACAAGACA ATGAAGCATAAGGGGCTAATCACATCAATGGCGATTAACACAGCAGAGGACATTCTATACACTGCTTCACTAGACAAAACAGTCAAAGTATGGCGAATCTCTGACTTGAAGTGCATAGAGACAATCAAAGCCCACCCGGAGCCAATCAATGCCATCATTGTAGCTGATGATGGAGTTCTCTACACTGCCTCCGACGATGCCACGGTCCGAGTTTGGCGGCGCAACTTCTGCAGCCACGACCAGCCCCATTCCCTGACAGTTACCTTGCACGCCAAGCATTCTCCTGTAAAAGCCTTGACGCTTACCCCGGACGGCGCCATCTTGTACGGCGGCTGCACTGACGGCTACATACACTACTGGCTAAAGGGTTGGTTTGCAGGGCAATTGCAATATGGTGGTTCAATCCAAGGCCACACACATGCAGTTATGTGCTTGGCTAGTGTGGCTAAGTTCATGGTTAGTGGCTCAGCTGATTCAACAAGCAGGGTTTGGGCTAGGGAGCAAGATGGCCAACACACTTGTTTAGCCGTTCTTGTTGGCCATAGAGGTCCAATTAGGTGTGTAACTGCTTTCATTGGAGGAAGGTTGGTTGATGATAACATTGAAGATAGTTGCACTGTTTGCACTGGTAGCCTTGACGGTGTCTTGAAGCTTTGGCGTGTCACTCATTCCAAGAATCTCGATACTAATAATACTAACAATCATAATCACTGCTCTTCACATTCTGCTGCTAAGTATTTTGAACTCTAA
- the LOC112772557 gene encoding putative ALA-interacting subunit 4, which produces MTNKTCTTSWTVERKMQGPIFIYYQLDNYYQNHRRYVKSRNDKQLVNPASEGDTTNCYPQDKTNGSMPIVPCGLIAWSLFNDTYKFWVNTKSLTVNKKDISWGSDRSHKFGSKVYPKNFQLGGLVGGAKLDENIPLNQQEDLIVWMRTAALPSFRKLYGKIETNLEVNDLVEIVIENNYNTYEFGGNKRLILSTATWIGGKNPFLGMAYLFVGGVSLLCAIVFILLYVIKPR; this is translated from the exons ATGACAAACAAGACATGCACGACATCATGGACCGTCGAACGCAAAATGCAAGGCCCTATCTTCATCTATTACCAGCTTGATAATTACTACCAGAACCATCGAAGGTATGTGAAGAGTAGAAATGACAAGCAGCTAGTGAATCCAGCCTCTGAAGGAGACACAACAAATTGTTATCCACAAGACAAAACCAATGGTAGCATGCCAATTGTTCCATGCGGCCTCATTGCTTGGTCTCTCTTCAATGACACTTACAAGTTTTGGGTCAACACCAAGAGTTTGACCGTCAACAAGAAAGACATATCATGGGGGAGTGATAGATCCCACAAATTTGGCTCCAAGGTTTATCCCAAGAATTTTCAACTTGGAGGTCTAGTTGGAGGCGCGAAACTCGATGAAAACATACCT TTGAATCAACAAGAGGATCTGATTGTTTGGATGAGAACGGCAGCACTGCCATCTTTCAGAAAACTGTATGGGAAGATTGAGACTAACCTGGAAGTGAATGATCTTGTAGAAATAGTTATAGAAAACAATTATAACACATATGAGTTTGGTGGGAATAAGAGGCTCATTCTATCAACTGCAACTTGGATTGGTGGAAAGAATCCCTTCTTAGGGATGGCATACCTTTTTGTTGGTGGGGTATCCTTGCTCTGCGCTATAGTATTCATACTACTCTATGTCATCAAGCCAAGGTAA